A single Silvibacterium dinghuense DNA region contains:
- a CDS encoding cation transporter, producing MLIECFVALIAAWDARSASLLAFGSDSLVELISALVVLLQFASPPRMSQAKAARFCGLLLYVLAAVVTAIAIFGLIRRQEVELSPLGIAITAGALVLMPVLAYFKRREAERTGSKALRADAVQSAACAYLAALTLAGLLLRSWFGFDWLDSVAALAAVPILVLEAKRARRGQVCSCC from the coding sequence ATGCTGATCGAATGTTTCGTCGCTTTGATCGCGGCATGGGATGCGAGAAGCGCATCCCTGCTCGCTTTTGGATCTGACAGTCTTGTGGAATTGATCTCTGCCTTAGTGGTGCTTCTCCAGTTTGCATCCCCTCCCCGTATGTCGCAGGCAAAGGCCGCAAGATTCTGCGGGTTGCTTCTTTACGTCCTCGCAGCCGTTGTGACTGCAATCGCGATTTTCGGACTGATCCGGCGACAGGAAGTGGAGCTAAGCCCACTCGGGATTGCGATCACTGCAGGAGCTCTTGTCCTGATGCCTGTTCTCGCATATTTCAAGAGGAGAGAAGCAGAACGTACCGGGAGCAAGGCCTTGCGCGCGGATGCGGTCCAGTCAGCTGCTTGCGCGTACCTCGCGGCTCTTACGCTTGCCGGACTTCTCCTCCGCTCATGGTTTGGTTTTGATTGGCTTGATTCTGTGGCAGCGCTCGCCGCTGTTCCAATCCTTGTTCTGGAAGCGAAGCGTGCACGCAGGGGGCAGGTCTGCAGTTGCTGCTAA
- a CDS encoding TonB-dependent receptor, whose amino-acid sequence MMWASVSGSISGTVKDPAGSVVVHVEVTAREINTGMVHVTHTDSRGYYTFPVLPVGHYVLEVRATGFGKYERKDITLDTNAALTLDAALRVGNVAENVEVTDNTLHVETTSTQLGQVISGRQMTAVPLNGRSYTDLLSLQPGVAPVTSITSTTVQDVGATVLNPSGTLNPGNLSVNGQRETANYFGVNGSDVEEDVNAGTAVIPNLDAITEFRIITSNFDAEYGEYSGGQITVVTKSGSNAFHGNAFNFLRNTALDARNYFSPTRGAFRQNQFGGTVGGPIRRNKLFFFLDYQGTRQTQGVDTGNIAVPSDADRLGTLSDFTTGKAGNQLSGIVSGPSFATTLTQRLGYEVVSGEPYYLPGCTSSSTCVFPYAAIPQNAWSVPAQRMLQYIPAPNTATGTFATSSYNQTVRDDKAGTRVDANTRWGLMSAYYFIDDFYLVNPYPVAQSGASVPGFSAATTGRAQLLALGDTKSFGATMVNEFHLSYMRDNTNLGQPIGGLGVSLASQGFVNKDGSDSIVALDPRGQGVENLNFNAYSTGMAANQLIQVNNTYQTSDNFSKVLGAHTMKFGAEFHADQINAMPIAQFNGNFVFSGQETGVDFADFLIGVPSQYNQSQLNPFYARNKYFGAFAQDSWHVQSNLTLNYGLRWDRIAPWSEKYNQISTFVAGAQSVVFPGAPPGILYPGDPGIPNTLAPIDARDFSPRVGFAWSPRAADGTFLKKIFGSEGATSVRSSFGMFYNAIDAMEISVLAANAPYGTTYSSPAPPLFATPFINAADGTDNGQPFPYTFAPLNSSRSHPDPNVNWAAYEPISGIPGYDIHNHTPYTEEWSLAIERQAGPKTVFSASYIGSASHRQRVLVEANPGSPSLCLSLSQSSEVKFGTVTCGAFGEDTVYYPEAGGTVDGTRGPLGSKFGSNALQSNTGFASYNALELSARHASGRLEFDASYTYSKSLDQSSNIGEEVNPFNPALSYALSAFDITQNFVISYEYQLPFDQFFHPDRLTKGWSLSGISRFSSGFPVTMINNGDNSLIGTNPNGVNNSSIDEPDYNGSALHLNRNPRSTSNRYFAATDFSMNALGSPGTAKRRFFYGPGQDNYDMALSKNLPFSDSKSLLFRVEAFNAFNHAQFFGPQAVDGDIGSSTFGNVISAAAPRILQGALKLSF is encoded by the coding sequence ATGATGTGGGCCAGCGTAAGTGGAAGTATCTCGGGCACAGTAAAAGATCCGGCAGGCAGTGTGGTGGTACATGTCGAAGTGACGGCCCGCGAGATCAATACCGGCATGGTGCATGTCACGCATACTGACAGCAGGGGTTATTACACCTTTCCTGTTTTGCCTGTCGGTCATTATGTCCTCGAAGTAAGGGCAACTGGATTCGGCAAGTATGAGCGCAAGGACATTACGCTGGACACAAATGCCGCGCTCACGCTGGATGCCGCTCTTCGCGTTGGAAACGTGGCAGAAAACGTCGAGGTTACGGACAACACGCTGCATGTGGAGACAACCAGCACGCAACTGGGGCAGGTGATTAGCGGACGGCAGATGACAGCCGTTCCGCTGAATGGCCGCAGTTATACAGACCTGCTTTCGTTGCAGCCAGGCGTTGCGCCTGTGACATCGATTACCAGCACCACAGTGCAGGATGTAGGCGCAACCGTACTCAATCCATCGGGCACACTGAATCCCGGCAACCTGTCCGTGAACGGCCAGCGGGAGACGGCCAACTACTTCGGCGTTAACGGTAGCGATGTGGAAGAAGATGTGAATGCCGGTACGGCTGTAATTCCGAACCTCGATGCCATTACCGAATTTCGCATCATTACCAGTAATTTCGACGCCGAGTATGGCGAATATAGCGGTGGTCAGATCACCGTAGTGACAAAGTCAGGCAGCAATGCTTTTCACGGCAATGCTTTTAACTTTCTCCGTAATACTGCTCTCGATGCCCGCAATTACTTTTCGCCGACGCGTGGCGCCTTCCGGCAGAATCAATTCGGTGGAACAGTGGGCGGTCCCATTCGCCGCAACAAGCTTTTCTTTTTTCTCGACTATCAGGGCACGCGGCAGACGCAGGGAGTCGATACGGGCAACATTGCTGTTCCATCCGATGCAGACCGTCTCGGCACGCTCTCTGACTTCACAACCGGAAAAGCTGGAAATCAACTCAGCGGAATTGTGAGTGGACCTAGCTTTGCCACCACTCTGACGCAAAGGCTGGGCTATGAAGTTGTTTCAGGGGAGCCGTACTATCTGCCGGGATGCACCTCTTCCTCGACGTGCGTTTTCCCGTATGCGGCGATTCCGCAAAATGCATGGTCGGTGCCGGCGCAGCGTATGCTGCAATATATCCCTGCGCCGAATACTGCGACCGGAACCTTTGCCACCTCTTCCTATAACCAGACGGTGCGCGATGATAAGGCAGGCACCCGGGTGGATGCGAATACGCGCTGGGGCCTGATGTCAGCGTATTACTTCATCGACGATTTTTATCTCGTCAACCCGTATCCGGTAGCGCAGAGTGGCGCAAGCGTTCCCGGATTCTCCGCAGCGACAACAGGACGCGCGCAGCTTCTTGCTCTCGGTGATACGAAGAGCTTTGGAGCAACGATGGTCAATGAGTTCCATCTGAGCTATATGCGGGACAACACAAATCTCGGCCAGCCGATTGGCGGCCTTGGTGTAAGCCTTGCGTCGCAGGGGTTTGTGAATAAGGATGGCAGTGACAGCATCGTGGCGCTCGATCCGAGAGGGCAGGGAGTTGAAAACCTGAATTTCAATGCCTATTCCACAGGCATGGCAGCCAATCAGCTCATCCAGGTTAACAATACGTATCAGACCAGCGATAACTTCTCGAAAGTGCTCGGCGCGCATACCATGAAGTTCGGCGCGGAATTCCATGCGGACCAGATAAATGCCATGCCCATCGCGCAGTTCAATGGCAATTTTGTTTTCTCCGGGCAGGAGACGGGCGTCGACTTCGCAGATTTCCTGATTGGTGTTCCCAGCCAGTACAACCAGAGCCAGTTGAATCCTTTCTATGCGCGAAATAAATACTTCGGCGCCTTTGCGCAGGATAGTTGGCATGTGCAGTCGAATCTCACGTTGAATTATGGTCTGCGCTGGGACCGCATTGCGCCGTGGTCGGAGAAGTACAACCAGATTTCGACATTCGTGGCCGGTGCGCAGTCTGTTGTTTTTCCAGGCGCGCCTCCGGGCATTCTCTATCCGGGCGATCCTGGCATTCCGAATACACTTGCTCCCATCGATGCGCGGGACTTCTCGCCAAGAGTCGGATTTGCGTGGTCGCCTCGAGCGGCAGATGGAACCTTTCTGAAGAAGATCTTCGGCAGCGAAGGCGCTACGAGCGTGCGTTCCAGTTTCGGCATGTTTTATAACGCAATCGACGCGATGGAGATCAGCGTTCTGGCCGCCAATGCTCCGTACGGAACAACATATAGCAGTCCCGCTCCTCCGCTGTTTGCAACACCATTCATCAATGCGGCAGACGGCACTGATAATGGTCAGCCATTTCCATATACCTTTGCTCCGCTGAATTCGTCGCGCAGTCATCCTGATCCCAATGTGAATTGGGCAGCTTATGAACCGATCAGCGGTATCCCTGGCTATGACATCCATAACCATACGCCGTATACCGAAGAGTGGTCGCTTGCCATAGAGCGGCAGGCTGGTCCGAAGACGGTTTTCAGCGCAAGCTATATCGGCTCCGCATCGCATCGGCAACGTGTTCTGGTGGAGGCCAATCCCGGCAGCCCATCGCTCTGCCTGAGCTTGAGCCAATCGAGTGAGGTGAAGTTCGGCACGGTAACCTGCGGCGCTTTTGGTGAGGATACGGTGTACTATCCAGAGGCTGGTGGCACAGTTGATGGCACACGCGGGCCGCTCGGGTCAAAATTCGGCAGCAATGCGTTGCAGTCCAACACTGGCTTCGCGAGTTATAACGCGTTGGAGTTGAGCGCGCGCCATGCCTCGGGGCGGCTCGAATTCGATGCCTCGTATACCTACAGTAAGTCGCTGGATCAATCCTCGAACATTGGTGAAGAGGTGAATCCTTTCAATCCGGCACTGAGCTATGCGCTTTCGGCCTTCGATATAACGCAGAACTTTGTGATCAGCTACGAGTATCAGTTGCCTTTCGATCAGTTTTTTCATCCCGATCGCCTGACCAAGGGATGGTCTCTGTCGGGAATCTCCCGCTTCTCCTCCGGTTTTCCGGTAACGATGATTAACAATGGCGACAACTCACTGATTGGAACGAACCCGAACGGCGTGAATAACAGCAGCATCGATGAGCCGGATTACAACGGAAGCGCATTGCACTTAAACAGGAACCCTCGCTCCACAAGCAATCGCTACTTTGCCGCTACAGACTTCAGCATGAATGCGTTGGGCAGTCCGGGAACAGCGAAGCGGCGCTTCTTCTATGGCCCTGGCCAGGACAATTACGACATGGCACTTTCGAAGAACCTGCCTTTCTCGGATTCAAAGAGTCTTCTCTTTCGCGTAGAGGCATTCAACGCATTCAACCATGCGCAGTTCTTTGGGCCACAGGCCGTCGATGGTGATATCGGCAGTTCCACCTTCGGAAATGTGATCAGTGCGGCCGCTCCGCGTATCTTGCAAGGTGCACTGAAATTGTCTTTCTAA